The stretch of DNA TCCCCGTGATCCATGCCAACGTCTACGACCTGTGTGGCGCGGTGCTGGAGCAGGTCCGGCAATCGGGCGGGAGCCGCTCCGTGCTCTTGCATGGCCTCCCCGGTAGCGGCAAGACCCATCTCCTGGCGCGCTTTCGCACCTCGCTGACCGGCACCCCGCTCGACTCCGGCCCCAGCGTCACGCTACCGGTGCCCCCGACGGTGCTGTTCATCGCGGTGCGACTGCGAGCCGGTGCCCGCATGCTGTGCCGGCACTTGCGCCGCACCCTCGCGACCGATCTCTTTCGGTCCACACGCCTCGGGATGTCGCAGCTCGAGCAGCTCCTGCTCTACCGCCTGTCGCAGTACCTGAAGGACCGTAAGAAGGCGCAGCGTGTGTGGCAGGCATTGCGCCAGCCGCCTAGAACCCGCTGGTATTGGCCGTTCGGCCCTCCGGAGGAGATATCCCGGGCCACACGCGAGGTGGAAGGGCTCATCGAGCACATGGACGAACAGGCGACGCTCGGGCGCAATCTGGCCACTGCGCTCCGCCATTTGACGCTCGGCCGGCACCGGCGCGATGTGCGGGACTGGCTCCACGACGGCGTCCTGCCCGATGCCACCATCCGGGATCTGGGGCTCCTCCAGCCGGCCGAGGATGAAGATCCCGAAGAGCAGGCCCTGGATCTCGTGTGCGCGTTCAGCCGCCTCGCGGACTCCAGCGTACCGCTGGTCCTGTGCTTCGACCAACTGGAGGCGCTGCAGACCTCACCGGACGATCGGGAGGGCTTGTACGCTTTCGGTAAGATGGCCAGTGCCTTGCGCGACAAGACTCGCAACACCTTGATCATTTCCTGCGTGCAGACCGCGTTTCTCGACGAGCTGGACCACATCATCCGCGGTGCCGACATGGATCGGTTGGCCGAAAAAGAGGGCCTCTTGAAACCGCTCTCTCACGAAGAGGCGGAACGGCTGGTCGCGGCAAGAGTCGATGCCTCGCCGGTCTTAGCCGACATGCGCCGGTCCCAACAGGCCAACCAGGTCTGGCCGCTCAAGCCGAGCCGCCTTGTGGAATTCCTGCAGTCGACCTCCGCATGCACCCCGCGCCAGCTCCTGTCCTTCTGCGATGACGAGTTCGAGAAATGGTCCCGAGGCCAGGCACGGCCGGTCGCCAGCTTGGAAGAATTTCTGGCCGTACAATATCGGCTCGAGCTGGAGCAGGCCCTGCAGAATAACCAACCGGAGCAGAGCGACGGCATCCTGGCCCACGGCCTTCCGCTGCTCATGCGGGTCCTTGGTCGCGGCAGGCAGGTCATGGACCATGACCTGAGATGCGTAGACGTGATATTCGACACGCCCGCCGGGCACTGTCACCTGGGGTTTTGCAATCAGGCCGGCAATCAGTTCACCGGCAAGCTCTCGAAGCTCCGGGAACTGGTGGAGCGCGGGCGCTTACCGCAATTGGTGCTGGTCCGGGACGAGCGACTCCCCATCTCGCGCTATGCCAAGAAGGCGCAGGAACACCTGGATGCGCTGGCAGGGCGAGACGTACCCTTGCTACGCCCTTCGCCACGCGAGC from Pseudomonadota bacterium encodes:
- a CDS encoding ATP-binding protein: MDLTNPFAHSIVTDAWQPAQSDVPVIHANVYDLCGAVLEQVRQSGGSRSVLLHGLPGSGKTHLLARFRTSLTGTPLDSGPSVTLPVPPTVLFIAVRLRAGARMLCRHLRRTLATDLFRSTRLGMSQLEQLLLYRLSQYLKDRKKAQRVWQALRQPPRTRWYWPFGPPEEISRATREVEGLIEHMDEQATLGRNLATALRHLTLGRHRRDVRDWLHDGVLPDATIRDLGLLQPAEDEDPEEQALDLVCAFSRLADSSVPLVLCFDQLEALQTSPDDREGLYAFGKMASALRDKTRNTLIISCVQTAFLDELDHIIRGADMDRLAEKEGLLKPLSHEEAERLVAARVDASPVLADMRRSQQANQVWPLKPSRLVEFLQSTSACTPRQLLSFCDDEFEKWSRGQARPVASLEEFLAVQYRLELEQALQNNQPEQSDGILAHGLPLLMRVLGRGRQVMDHDLRCVDVIFDTPAGHCHLGFCNQAGNQFTGKLSKLRELVERGRLPQLVLVRDERLPISRYAKKAQEHLDALAGRDVPLLRPSPRELTALEAFSSLLSDAKAGDLAKRGEVITAAEAERWFATHLPEPLHDLVQALFPTRRQGCRDALYDDLLEFLQDHRVVPLCEAAEQLSRSEAEIQACVSRYSDRFGLLHGPPAVIFEAGGD